From the Paenibacillus sp. R14(2021) genome, the window GACGAACGTCAGCTGGACTTTAATATCAGGGTTCGCCGCCTCGAACGGCTTGACGACCGTGTCGTCGAACTCCTTCTTGAAGCCGCCGCCCCATGGAAACCATAAGCTGATCGTAACGGGCTCGCCGCCTGCCTCGTTCTCATTCAGGGAAGGATCTTCTGCATCCAGCGCTCCGGCCTTCGTGCTCGAACCGGTGCCGAACCCGCAGGCGTTTACGAACAAGATGACGGCGACCGTGAAGACAACCAAGATCGATACAGGTGTTCTTCGGCGAATCAGAAGCTTCTTCATCGTTACATTCATCCCCCTCTGTCAGGCATCTTGCAATCCGAATCCTCTTGGCGCCTGCCGGCGCTAGCTGATTTGTCTGACGGGATCACTCCTTAACAGCGGAACGGTCAGCGTGACCCGCGTCCCCTGGCCGCTCCAGCTGTCGATTTCGATACCGTACGGCGAGCCGTAAGCGATTTGAATCTGAGCATTAATATTGCGAAGTGCAAAATGGCTTCCCTCGATCGTATCCCCGCCGCGCCGCAGCAGCTGCTCGCGCAGCTCCTTCAGCTTATCCGGCGCAATTCCTTTCCCATCGTCCACCACGATAAACTTCAAGCTGCCGCCTTCCTGAAGGAACGAAACATCGAGCCTGCCCTTACCCGATTTCTTCTCCAGCCCGTGATAGATGGCATTCTCCACAATCGGCTGGAAGATCGATTTCAACACCTTGTAGTCGCCAAGCGACTCGTCCACGTGCAGATGCAGCGAGAATTTATCCCGGTACCGAACCTTTTGAATCATAATATAGCTGTCGATCAATTGCGCAATCTGGCTGATGGCGACCTCATCCTTGCCTTCGCTTAGACTTAGCCTCAAATACTTGGACAAGCCGAAGACCATCGTACTGATGTCGTCGACCTTATGAATGCGGGCAATCCAGTGCACGGAATCCAAGGTATTGTATAGAAAATGAGCATTGATCTGCGAGCCCAGCATCTTCAGCTGAAGCCCCTGCTCCAGCAGCTTCTGCACGTACAGCTCGTTGATCAGCGCTTTGATCCGAGCTACCATTTCGTTGAAATGAATGAATAAATACCCGAATTCATCCTCCCGCTTGTCCATGATCCGCACGTCGAAATCCCCGTTCTTTGCTTTGCGCATCGCCCGAATCATCTTCTGCAGCGGCAGGTGCACCGACGATGCAATAATGACCGCCAGCAAGATGCCGATCGAGGAGAATATGACGCCGAGCGTTAGCATATACCAGCGGATATCCCGGGCTTCCTTCATTAAGTCCGTACCGCGCATCATGCCGACCAGCGTCCAGTCCGCGGTTTCCAGCCGGTTGTAGACGACGAGCTTGTTCTCGCCGCCCTTCTGACTGCTGAATATGCCTTGATTCGCCTTCGACAGCGGAAGGCCGATGGGGATTGCGCCCAGCAAGCCGTCCTTGTCTCCGACAATTCGTTTTTCTTGATCAATGAGTATATTCATGCCGGAACCATCGTAGTCGATCTCCGCAAGAAGATCCGTAATTTCGATGGGATCCATCTCGTACAGCAGCACGCCGATAATTTCGCCGCGCCGGTTGACGTCCTTCTCCGCCCGGCCAAAGCAGAACACCGGCCCCGCGCCGGGCTGCTCGCCTCTGATCAGGGAAGGCCCGATGCCGAAGTAAACGACTTGCCCGTCCGCCTCGCGAACTCGCTTGTACCATTCGGTTTCAGCATAATCGGCAGCGTACGGATTGTAGACGGGAAACGAATCTCGCGGCGAATACCGGAAGGAATAGCCCTTCTCTCCGAGCAGATAGATGTTCTCGATATCGTTTCTGGAATTGACGAGATTGGCGAGAAACGCCGTGTTGTCATTGTTCGTATCGATCCGCTCCAGCCCGTTCTGAAAGTCTCCGACCAGCTGCTTCTGGATATTCTTGTTGCCGAGAACGAGCAGCGAGCGGTCCTCGTAGCCCGCCAGAATCGTATCGAGCCGCTTGCTCATTTGCTGTACGTTTTGGAGTGCCATGCCCCCGATTTTGGTTTCGATCATTTCCGCGGATTTGTCATAGGCGAGATAGCCCATAACGGCGATAATAATCAGCATGCTTGCGACGTAGAAGCCGAACACCTTAACGCCTACCGAAGTTAGATTCGATTTGCGAACGAAAGACAGCATCATGATGACCTCTCTTCTATGCGCCGTAGTTGCGGAACTGGGCGGGCGTCATGCCCTCCCACTCCTTGAACGTCTTCACGAAATGGCGAAAATCCTTATAGCCGACCCGGTCGGCGATTTCATAAATTTTGAGGGGTGTTTGTTCAAGCAGCTCTTTGGCCTTGGAAATCCGGATGCGGATGAGATAGCGGCTGAGTGTTTCTCCGACTTCTTCATGGAACATTCTGCTGAAATACGAGGGGTTCAAGTAGATCGTCTCGGCCACGTTATGAAGGCTGATGCCAAGATGAAAGTTGTCGTGGATATAGCGCAGCGCGTGCTCGATCGTTCGTTTCTGTCCGAATCCGGCCGCGCCTGAATCTTTCTTGAGAAAAGCGTTCATCACCGTCTGCTTCCAATCCGGAAGCGGACATCGGTACAGCTGCAGCTTCATCTGATGCGTAATCTCGCGGGGCTTGGCGCGGTCCTTGCCCCTGCACAGCTCCTGCCATTTGGCCAGCAGCATGTCGATATACAGATTCATCTCGCAGCGAACGGCAAACGCACTTCCCTGCTTGACCGTCTCTTGAAGCAGCTTCAGCTGCTCATCCAGCAGCTCGGACAATCTGCTTTCGTCCATCTGCTTCATGGCGTGAAGCATCCGATTGGACCACGCCGTATCCAGCGCCTCCGTCTGAATCGTGATATAGGGAACCTCGCCGGCAAGGGCTTCGTGCATGTCGCCTGATCCGCCCGTTCGATGCGCCGGCGCTGTGGCATGACCTTCTCTTACGCCGGACGAGGGCGTGCATCCCGCTGCTGTACCATGTACGAGACCCGCACCACGTACAAAATAATCAACACTATATGTAAGCGCTTCCCTAAACGCGAAAAAAAGCTTCTTCCCTTCCCCCGTGCCGCTGACGCCAATGCTGATGCGCAAGCCTAGAATCTGCAGTGCCCGCTTAATCATCCGATCCGCGCCGCGGCACACATCGTCTTGACCTGCGGAAGCTGTCCCATCCTCCAAGGAGGCGA encodes:
- a CDS encoding sensor histidine kinase; amino-acid sequence: MMLSFVRKSNLTSVGVKVFGFYVASMLIIIAVMGYLAYDKSAEMIETKIGGMALQNVQQMSKRLDTILAGYEDRSLLVLGNKNIQKQLVGDFQNGLERIDTNNDNTAFLANLVNSRNDIENIYLLGEKGYSFRYSPRDSFPVYNPYAADYAETEWYKRVREADGQVVYFGIGPSLIRGEQPGAGPVFCFGRAEKDVNRRGEIIGVLLYEMDPIEITDLLAEIDYDGSGMNILIDQEKRIVGDKDGLLGAIPIGLPLSKANQGIFSSQKGGENKLVVYNRLETADWTLVGMMRGTDLMKEARDIRWYMLTLGVIFSSIGILLAVIIASSVHLPLQKMIRAMRKAKNGDFDVRIMDKREDEFGYLFIHFNEMVARIKALINELYVQKLLEQGLQLKMLGSQINAHFLYNTLDSVHWIARIHKVDDISTMVFGLSKYLRLSLSEGKDEVAISQIAQLIDSYIMIQKVRYRDKFSLHLHVDESLGDYKVLKSIFQPIVENAIYHGLEKKSGKGRLDVSFLQEGGSLKFIVVDDGKGIAPDKLKELREQLLRRGGDTIEGSHFALRNINAQIQIAYGSPYGIEIDSWSGQGTRVTLTVPLLRSDPVRQIS
- a CDS encoding response regulator translates to MVKLMVVDDELWIREGLKQTIDWAAHGIEFIGDAEDGLQALELLESNVPDIMITDIKMPSMDGMELMEEMKRRGIVTKVIFISGFNDFVYAQKAVKLGAFDYILKPIEENVLLEIIDRCVAEIKQKRKLFSRMEELSGLVRESIPLAKQKQLEICLSRPIAGQELRAKWEALGIDLNPERLVVLSAVVHDWGERALNESGCSLMRYALGNLMAEMLAEEGVRSLACPLHENDFADVALIASLEDGTASAGQDDVCRGADRMIKRALQILGLRISIGVSGTGEGKKLFFAFREALTYSVDYFVRGAGLVHGTAAGCTPSSGVREGHATAPAHRTGGSGDMHEALAGEVPYITIQTEALDTAWSNRMLHAMKQMDESRLSELLDEQLKLLQETVKQGSAFAVRCEMNLYIDMLLAKWQELCRGKDRAKPREITHQMKLQLYRCPLPDWKQTVMNAFLKKDSGAAGFGQKRTIEHALRYIHDNFHLGISLHNVAETIYLNPSYFSRMFHEEVGETLSRYLIRIRISKAKELLEQTPLKIYEIADRVGYKDFRHFVKTFKEWEGMTPAQFRNYGA